The Peromyscus maniculatus bairdii isolate BWxNUB_F1_BW_parent chromosome 6, HU_Pman_BW_mat_3.1, whole genome shotgun sequence genome has a segment encoding these proteins:
- the LOC102905684 gene encoding glutathione S-transferase Mu 2: protein MPMTLGYWDIRGLAHAIRLLLEYTDTSYEEKRYTLGDAPDFDRSQWLSEKFKLGLDFPNLPYLIDGSHKITQSNAILRYLARKHNLCGETEEEKIWVDILENQAMDTRMQLAMVCYSPEFEKKKPEYLEGIPEKMKLYSEFLGKRPWFAGDKITYVDFLVYDILDQHRVFQPHCLDAFPNLKDFLARFEGLKKISDYMKSSRFLPKPIFAKMAFWNPK, encoded by the exons ATGCCCATGACACTGGGTTACTGGGACATCCGTGGG CTGGCTCACGCCATCCGCCTGCTCCTGGagtacacagacacaagctacgAGGAGAAGAGATACACCCTGGGGGACG CTCCCGACTTTGACAGAAGCCAGTGGCTGAGTGAGAAATTCAAGCTGGGCCTGGACTTTCCCAAC CTGCCATATTTAATTGATGGATCACACAAGATCACCCAGAGCAACGCCATCCTGCGCTACCTTGCCCGCAAGCACAACCTGT gtggggagacagaagaggagaagatTTGGGTGGACATTTTGGAGAACCAGGCTATGGACACCCGCATGCAGTTGGCCATGGTTTGCTACAGCCCTGAGTTT gaaaaaaagaagccagagtACTTAGAGGGTATCCCGGAGAAGATGAAGCTCTACTCTGAGTTCCTGGGCAAGCGGCCTTGGTTTGCAGGGGACAAG ATCACCTATGTGGATTTCCTCGTTTATGACATCCTTGACCAGCACCGTGTATTTCagccccactgcctggatgccttcccAAACCTGAAGGACTTCTTGGCCCGCTTTGAG GGCCTGAAGAAGATATCTGACTACATGAAAAGCAGCCGCTTCCTCCCCAAACCAATCTTTGCAAAGATGGCCTTTTGGAACCCAAAATAG
- the LOC102904443 gene encoding glutathione S-transferase Mu 1, translated as MPMILGYWNVRGLIHPIRMLLEYTDSSYEEKRYTMGDAPDFDRSQWLNEKFKLGLDFPNLPYLIDGSHKITQSNAILRYLARKHNLCGETEEERIRADIVENQVMDNRMQLIMLCYNPDFEKQKPEFLKTIPEKMKLYSEFLGKRPWFAGDKITYVDFLAYDILDQHRIFEPKCLDGFPNLKDFLARFEGLKKISAYMKTSRFISTPIFSKMAHWSNK; from the exons ATGCCTATGATACTGGGATACTGGAACGTCCGCGGT CTGATTCACCCCATCCGCATGCTCCTGGAGTACACAGACTCAAGCTATGAGGAGAAGAGATACACCATGGGGGACG CTCCTGACTTTGACAGAAGCCAGTGGCTGAATGAGAAGTTCAAGCTGGGCCTGGACTTTCCCAAT CTGCCCTACTTAATTGATGGATCACACAAGATCACCCAGAGCAACGCCATCCTGCGCTACCTTGCCCGCAAGCACAACCTGT gtggagagacagaggaggagaggattCGTGCCGACATTGTGGAGAACCAGGTTATGGACAACCGCATGCAACTCATCATGCTCTGTTATAACCCTGACTTT gagaagcagaaaccagagtTCTTGAAGACCATCCCGGAGAAGATGAAGCTCTACTCTGAGTTCCTGGGCAAGCGGCCCTGGTTTGCAGGGGACAAG ATCACCTATGTGGATTTCCTCGCTTACGATATCCTTGACCAGCACCGTATATTTGAGCCCAAGTGCCTGGATGGGTTCCCAAACCTGAAGGACTTCTTGGCCCGCTTTGAG GGCCTGAAGAAGATCTCTGCCTACATGAAGACCAGCCGCTTCATCTCAACACCTATATTTTCAAAGATGGCCCACTGGAGTAACAAGTAG